One Oryza brachyantha chromosome 3, ObraRS2, whole genome shotgun sequence DNA segment encodes these proteins:
- the LOC102707752 gene encoding cell division control protein 48 homolog E-like has protein sequence MASPGEPSSSSDPKGKKDYSTAILERKKSPNRLVVDEATNDDNSVIGMHSDTMEKLQLFRGDTVLLKGKKRKDTICIVLADDTCEEPKIRMNKVVRKNLRVRLGDVVSVHQCPDVKYGKRVHILPIDDTVEGITGNLFDAFLKPYFLEAYRPLRKGDLFLVRGGMRSVEFKVIETDPAEYCIVAPDTEIFCDGEPIKREDEERLDEVGYDDVGGVRKQMAQIRELVELPLRHPQLFKSIGVKPPKGILLYGPPGSGKTLIARAVANETGAFFFLINGPEIMSKLAGESESNLRKAFEEAEKNAPSIIFIDEIDSIAPKREKTHGEVERRIVSQLLTLMDGLKARSHVIVMGATNRPNSIDPALRRFGRFDREIDIGVPDEVGRLEVLRIHTKNMKLAEDVDLELIAKDTHGYVGADLAALCTEAALQCIREKMDIIDLEDETIDAEILNSMAVTNDHFKTALGTSNPSALRETVVEVPNVSWEDIGGLENVKRELQETVQYPVEHPEKFEKFGMSPSKGVLFYGPPGCGKTLLAKAIANECQANFISVKGPELLTMWFGESEANVREIFDKARQSAPCVLFFDELDSIATQRGSSVGDAGGAADRVLNQLLTEMDGMNAKKTVFIIGATNRPDIIDPALLRPGRLDQLIYIPLPDEQSRLQIFKACLRKSPVAKDVDLNALAKYTQGFSGADITEICQRACKYAIRENIEKDIERERRRKDNPEAMEEDEVDDIAEIKAAHFEESMKYARRSVSDADIRKYQAFAQTLQQSRGFGTEFRFADQPASGAGAAADPFASAAAAADDDDLYS, from the exons GGTAAGAAGAGAAAAGACACTATCTGCATTGTGCTTGCGGATGACACATGTGAGGAGCCGAAGATCAGAATGAACAAGGTTGTCAGGAAGAACCTGAGGGTGCGACTTGGTGATGTTGTTTCTGTTCATCAATGCCCAGATGTCAAATACGGCAAACGGGTGCACATACTTCCAATTGATGATACGGTTGAGGGCATCACTGGAAATTTGTTTGATGCCTTCCTGAAAC CATACTTCCTTGAAGCATATCGTCCTTTGAGGAAAGGAGACCTTTTCCTTGTTAGGGGTGGAATGAGAAGTGTTGAATTCAAAGTTATAGAGACTGACCCTGCAGAGTACTGCATTGTTGCACCTGATACAGAGATATTCTGTGATGGTGAGCCTATTAAGAGGGAGGATGAGGAAAGGCTTGATGAAGTTGGTTACGATGATGTTGGTGGAGTCAGAAAGCAGATGGCCCAAATCAGAGAACTTGTTGAGCTCCCATTGCGCCATCCCCAACTGTTCAAGTCTATTGGTGTGAAGCCTCCAAAGGGCATACTGCTGTATGGACCCCCTGGCTCTGGCAAGACCCTCATTGCTAGAGCTGTAGCTAATGAAACAGGtgctttcttctttttgattAATGGCCCCGAGATTATGTCCAAGCTGGCAGGAGAAAGTGAGAGCAATCTCAGGAAGGCATTTGAAGAAGCTGAGAAGAATGCGCCATCAATCATTTTCATTGATGAGATTGATTCCATAGCcccaaagagagaaaagaccCATGGAGAAGTTGAGAGGCGTATTGTTTCACAGCTGTTGACTCTTATGGATGGTCTCAAAGCTCGTTCCCATGTCATTGTCATGGGTGCTACAAACAGGCCAAACAGTATTGATCCTGCTCTCAGGAGGTTTGGTAGGTTCGACCGGGAGATTGACATTGGTGTTCCTGATGAAGTTGGGCGGCTTGAGGTTCTTCGGATTCACACTAAAAACATGAAGCTGGCTGAAGAT GTTGACCTGGAACTCATTGCCAAAGACACTCATGGGTATGTGGGTGCTGATCTTGCTGCTCTTTGCACTGAGGCTGCTCTCCAATGCATCCGTGAGAAGATGGATATTATAGATCTCGAGGATGAGACCATAGATGCTGAGATACTGAACTCAATGGCTGTTACAAATGACCACTTCAAGACTGCACTAGGGACAAGCAACCCATCTGCTCTCCGTGAAACT GTCGTTGAAGTTCCAAATGTCTCTTGGGAAGACATTGGTGGACTGGAGAATGTTAAACGGGAGCTGCAGGAG ACTGTCCAATATCCAGTTGAGCATCCAGAGAAATTTGAGAAGTTTGGCATGTCTCCGTCCAAAGGTGTTCTGTTCTATGGACCTCCTGGCTGTGGTAAGACTTTGTTGGCCAAGGCAATTGCTAACGAGTGCCAAGCTAACTTCATTAGCGTCAAGGGACCTGAGCTGCTTACCATGTGGTTTGGTGAGAGTGAGGCCAATGTGCGTGAGATCTTTGACAAGGCTAGGCAGTCAGCTCCTTGTGTCCTCTTCTTTGATGAGCTTGACTCAATTGCTACCCAG aGAGGAAGCAGTGTTGGTGATGCTGGTGGTGCTGCTGATAGAGTGCTGAACCAGCTGTTGACTGAGATGGATGGCATGAACGCAAAGAAAACTGTTTTCATTATTGGTGCTACTAACAGGCCAGATATCATTGACCCTGCCTTGCTCAGGCCAGGGCGTCTTGATCAGCTGATCTACATTCCTCTTCCTGATGAGCAATCTAGGCTGCAGATCTTCAAAGCCTGCCTCAGGAAGTCACCTGTGGCCAAGGATGTTGACCTGAATGCCCTTGCCAAATACACCCAGGGGTTCAGTGGTGCAGATATTACAGAAATCTGCCAGCGTGCGTGCAAATATGCCATCAGAGAGAACATTGAAAAG GACAtcgagagggagaggcggaGGAAGGACAACCCTGAAGCcatggaggaggacgaggttGATGACATTGCTGAGATCAAGGCAGCTCACTTCGAGGAGTCGATGAAGTATGCTCGCCGGAGTGTGAGCGATGCCGACATCCGCAAGTACCAAGCCTTCGCCCAGACTCTCCAGCAGTCTCGTGGGTTTGGTACCGAGTTTAGGTTCGCTGACCAGCCAGCGTCCGGCGCAGGCGCTGCTGCCGACCCATTCGCatccgctgctgctgcagctgacGATGATGATCTATATAGTTAG